In Apium graveolens cultivar Ventura chromosome 10, ASM990537v1, whole genome shotgun sequence, the following are encoded in one genomic region:
- the LOC141689893 gene encoding delta-1-pyrroline-5-carboxylate dehydrogenase 12A1, mitochondrial gives MYRFRVCTKLAGRDPRKTLHLFPSFQSLRSKHSLPFATVDVDNLSGSQPAQVQNLVQGSWTNSSKWNTLVDPLNGEPFIKVSEIDGGGIQPFVDSLSTCPKHGLHNPFKAPERYLLYGDITTKAAHMLALPEVSDFFTRLIQRVAPKSYQQAHGEVYVTRKFLENFCGDQVRFLARSFAVPGNHLGQQSHGFRWPYGPVAIITPFNFPLEIPLLQLMGALYMGNKPVLKVDSKVCIVMEQMLRLLHKCGLPMEDVDFINSDGKTMNKLLLEGKPRMTLFTGSSRVAEFLAVDLKGRIKLEDAGFDWKILGPDVQEVDYVAWVCDQDAYACSGQKCSAQSMLFMHENWSGTSLVKQLDTLAARRKLEDLTIGPVLTVTTETMLEHLRKLLQIPGSKLLFGGEALANHKIPSVYGAIKPTAVFVPLSEILKDGNYELVTTEIFGPFQIVTEYKDNQMSMVLDALERMHAHLTAAVVSNDSLFMQKVIGNTVNGTTYAGLRARTTGAPQNHWFGPAGDPRGAGIGTPEAIKLVWSCHREVIYDIGPMPTNWQLPAST, from the exons atgTACAGATTTCGGGTATGCACCAAATTAGCAGGCAGAGATCCAAGAAAGACCCTTCATTTGTTTCCTTCCTTTCAATCCTTAAG ATCCAAGCATTCACTACCTTTTGCCACAGTGGATGTAGACAATTTATCAGGCAGCCAACCTGCTCAAGTTCAAAATTTAG TGCAGGGAAGTTGGACAAATTCTTCTAAGTGGAATACACTTGTTGATCCTTTAAACGGTGAACCGTTTATAAAAGTTTCTGAGATAGATGGAGGAGGAATACAG CCATTTGTTGACAGCCTCTCCACATGTCCTAAACATGGTCTACATAATCCATTCAAAGCACCGGAAAG GTACCTTTTGTACGGAGACATAACTACAAAGGCAGCTCACATGCTAGCCCTGCCTGAG GTTTCTGATTTCTTCACTAGGTTAATACAGAGGGTGGCTCCTAAGAGTTACCAGCAAGCTCATGGTGAAGTCTATGTTACTCGGAAGTTTCTAGAAAATTTTTGTGGTGATCAG GTTCGTTTCCTCGCAAGGTCATTTGCAGTGCCTGGTAATCATCTTGGGCAACAAAGTCATGGTTTCCGCTGGCCCTATGGTCCT GTTGCGATAATAACTCCTTTCAATTTCCCTCTAGAAATTCCTCTACTTCAGTTGATGGGCGCGCTTTATATGGGCAACAAACCTGTCCTTAAAGTTGATAGCAAG GTTTGTATTGTAATGGAACAAATGCTTCGCCTACTTCATAAATGTGGACTACCTATGGAGGATGTTGACTTCATCAATTCTGACGGGAAAACAATGAACAAGTTATTGCTAGAG GGAAAACCACGTATGACTCTCTTCACAGGCAGTTCAAGAGTTGCAGAATTTTTGGCTGTTGATTTAAAAGGACGAATAAAACTGGAAGATGCTGGATTTGATTGGAAGATACTTGGGCCAGATGTTCAGGAG GTTGATTATGTTGCATGGGTCTGTGATCAAGATGCATATGCATGTAGTGGTCAGAAGTGCTCTGCACAATCAATGCTATTTATGCATGAG AACTGGAGTGGGACTTCACTTGTCAAGCAGTTGGATACCCTTGCAGCTCGAAGGAAGCTAGAAGATTTGACTATTGGGCCTGTCCTTACG GTTACAACTGAAACAATGCTGGAACACCTGCGTAAATTACTTCAGATACCAGGTTCAAAGCTCCTCTTTGGAGGTGAAGCTTTAGCAAATCATAAAATTCCTTCAGTATATGGTGCAATAAAACCAACTGCAGTATTTGTTCCTCTCAGTGAAATACTGAAGGATGGCAATTATGAACTAGTGACAACAGAGATTTTTGGGCCATTTCAG ATTGTTACGGAATACAAAGATAATCAGATGTCAATGGTTTTGGATGCCCTTGAAAGGATGCATGCACATCTCACAGCAGCTGTTGTTTCAAATGATTCTCTTTTTATGCAG AAAGTTATCGGGAATACAGTTAATGGAACTACTTATGCTGGACTGAGAGCGAGAACAACGGGGGCACCACAAAATCACTG GTTTGGACCAGCTGGAGATCCTAGGGGAGCTGGAATCGGGACTCCTGAGGCAATAAAGCTTGTGTGGTCTTGCCATAGAGAAGTGATATATGATATTGGCCCGATGCCTACAAATTGGCAACTTCCAGCTTCTACTTGA